Proteins encoded within one genomic window of Streptomyces sp. NBC_01314:
- a CDS encoding sugar ABC transporter substrate-binding protein, with protein MSSTSRKHRRTACTALALAPLVALAACGSGSGTDTSAEAGSGKGTISVWAHQGQKNEVSALQNAVKAFNSSQSKIKVDLKLIPDADYTKTITATNASELPDVMEFDGPTMANFVYNKKLAPIDTFVSAKTMDNATDANKAQGEIDGKHYGLGMFDSGLGIYGNKKLLDAAGVKYPTGLSDDWTAEEFTAALKTLKAKDSDGKPLDLQESGGYANEWGTYGFAPIVWSAGGTLLKDGKAEGALDTPAVVSALKTFQSWKTYVDPNTDGNAFAKDRVALSWVGHWMYPAYSEALGDDLVVLPLPDFGNGPKTGQGSWAWGIGADSKNAKAAGTFLDTLLDDTNVTAMTTANGAVPATRTALAKSSLYQQGGPLQLFADQLAKPCGDSDITSSCVAVTRPVTAGYPVITSKFSEALNSIYGGADPKSALEKAARAIDQDFSDNAGYKIP; from the coding sequence ATGAGCTCGACCAGCAGAAAGCACCGCCGCACCGCATGTACGGCCCTGGCCCTGGCCCCCCTGGTGGCGCTGGCCGCCTGCGGCTCGGGCAGCGGCACCGATACCTCCGCCGAGGCCGGGAGCGGCAAGGGCACCATCAGTGTCTGGGCCCACCAGGGCCAGAAGAACGAGGTCAGTGCGCTGCAGAACGCGGTGAAAGCCTTCAACTCCTCACAGAGCAAGATCAAGGTCGACCTGAAGCTGATACCCGACGCCGACTACACCAAGACCATCACCGCCACCAACGCCTCCGAGCTGCCGGACGTGATGGAGTTCGACGGCCCGACCATGGCGAACTTCGTCTACAACAAGAAACTCGCCCCGATCGACACCTTCGTCTCCGCCAAGACCATGGACAACGCCACCGACGCGAACAAGGCGCAGGGCGAGATCGACGGCAAGCACTACGGCCTGGGCATGTTCGACTCGGGTCTCGGTATCTACGGCAACAAGAAGCTGCTGGACGCCGCCGGCGTGAAGTACCCGACCGGCCTGTCCGACGACTGGACAGCTGAGGAGTTCACCGCCGCGCTCAAGACGCTGAAGGCCAAGGACTCCGACGGCAAACCCCTCGACCTCCAGGAGAGCGGCGGCTATGCCAACGAGTGGGGCACCTACGGCTTCGCCCCGATCGTCTGGTCAGCCGGCGGCACCCTCCTCAAGGACGGCAAGGCCGAAGGCGCCCTCGACACTCCGGCCGTGGTCTCGGCCCTGAAGACCTTCCAGTCCTGGAAGACCTACGTCGACCCCAACACCGACGGCAACGCCTTCGCCAAGGACCGCGTCGCCCTGAGCTGGGTCGGCCACTGGATGTACCCCGCCTACAGCGAGGCCCTCGGCGACGACCTCGTCGTCCTGCCACTGCCCGACTTCGGCAACGGACCCAAGACCGGCCAGGGCTCCTGGGCCTGGGGCATCGGCGCCGACAGCAAGAACGCCAAAGCCGCCGGCACGTTCCTGGACACCCTCCTGGACGACACCAACGTCACCGCCATGACGACCGCCAACGGCGCGGTGCCCGCCACCAGGACCGCGCTCGCCAAGAGCAGCCTCTACCAGCAGGGCGGCCCGCTCCAGCTCTTCGCCGACCAGCTCGCCAAGCCCTGCGGCGACAGCGACATAACCTCCTCCTGCGTCGCCGTCACCCGCCCGGTGACCGCCGGATACCCCGTGATCACCTCGAAGTTCAGCGAGGCCCTGAACTCCATCTACGGCGGCGCCGACCCCAAGAGCGCCCTGGAAAAGGCCGCCCGCGCCATCGACCAGGACTTCTCCGACAACGCCGGCTACAAGATCCCGTAG
- a CDS encoding carbohydrate ABC transporter permease codes for MGTTPTPLRRFMDYAVLSVLAFVFVLPVIYLFLGSLKPSDEVLNGLSGFLPTNLSFDNYSAVLSSLNSDSTGYFWRFMGISLLLAFVVVTGGLFVNSMAAYGLSRLKWRGRQAVFTLILLLMLVPFESVAVPLFYMFNDQRNTLYILALPFIANAFSVYQFHTFFRSIPPSIEEAARIDGAGPWRTFFAIIVPMSKPAFASVAILTFLIQWGSFLWPVLMVSDPSVRPLPLEMSVFQGQQPPDWGQILAFGVLLVLPVLVVFAFFQRWFVQGVASSAVKG; via the coding sequence ATGGGCACCACCCCTACGCCCCTGCGCCGCTTCATGGACTACGCCGTACTCAGCGTGCTGGCCTTCGTCTTCGTGCTGCCCGTGATCTACCTGTTCCTGGGCAGCCTCAAGCCGTCCGACGAGGTCCTCAACGGCCTGTCCGGCTTCCTGCCCACCAACCTGTCCTTCGACAACTATTCCGCCGTCCTGAGCAGCCTCAACTCCGACAGCACCGGCTACTTCTGGCGCTTCATGGGCATCTCGCTGCTGCTGGCCTTCGTCGTCGTCACCGGCGGCCTGTTCGTCAACTCGATGGCGGCGTACGGCCTTTCCCGGCTGAAGTGGCGCGGCAGGCAAGCCGTCTTCACACTCATCCTGCTGCTGATGCTGGTCCCGTTCGAGTCGGTGGCCGTCCCGCTCTTCTACATGTTCAACGACCAGCGCAACACCCTCTACATCCTGGCGCTCCCCTTCATCGCCAACGCCTTCTCCGTCTACCAGTTCCACACGTTCTTCCGCTCGATCCCACCGAGCATCGAGGAAGCCGCCCGCATCGACGGCGCGGGCCCCTGGCGCACCTTCTTCGCCATCATCGTCCCCATGTCGAAGCCGGCCTTCGCCTCCGTGGCGATCCTGACCTTCCTCATCCAGTGGGGCTCCTTCCTGTGGCCCGTACTGATGGTCTCCGACCCCTCGGTCCGGCCACTGCCGCTGGAGATGAGCGTCTTCCAGGGCCAGCAGCCCCCGGACTGGGGACAGATCCTCGCCTTCGGCGTCCTCCTGGTCCTGCCCGTCCTGGTGGTCTTCGCCTTCTTCCAACGCTGGTTCGTCCAGGGCGTCGCAAGCTCCGCCGTCAAGGGCTGA
- a CDS encoding LacI family DNA-binding transcriptional regulator: MTASITDVARAAGVSASTVSRALRGRPGVSQEVRAQITALAAQLGYTASRSASSLASGRTYTIGVVVPYVGRWFFGTVLDAAEREFSAAGYDVLLYNLGSPETRKRFFTKLPVRKRVDAVLSLLIPDDAESAALRSLGVPLATTVGGTRPGFTVVGIDDRAGTESAVRHLVNLGHRRIGMISGSSGPLHWTTPIERRNAYLDVLTEAGIEHDPALEADGDYTVEGGERAMTELLAASRPPTAVFAQSDEMAMGALRALRRHRLRVPDDVSVVGFDDHELADVVGLTTVAQPVADQGAQAARLLLRQLDEPDTEPPAEQVQMPIRLVLRETTAPPRPRGPQ; encoded by the coding sequence GTGACGGCCAGCATCACCGATGTCGCCCGCGCCGCCGGAGTCTCGGCGTCCACCGTGTCCCGCGCGCTGCGCGGCCGGCCGGGGGTGTCACAGGAGGTACGGGCGCAGATCACGGCCCTGGCCGCCCAACTCGGCTACACCGCCTCACGCTCCGCCTCCAGCCTGGCCAGCGGGCGCACCTACACCATCGGGGTCGTGGTCCCGTACGTGGGCCGCTGGTTCTTCGGCACCGTCCTGGATGCCGCCGAGCGCGAGTTCAGCGCCGCCGGCTACGACGTGCTGCTGTACAACCTGGGCTCGCCGGAGACACGCAAGCGCTTCTTCACCAAGCTGCCGGTCCGCAAGCGCGTGGACGCGGTGCTGTCGCTCCTCATTCCTGACGATGCGGAGTCCGCCGCACTGCGCTCACTGGGGGTGCCGCTGGCCACCACGGTCGGCGGCACCCGGCCCGGCTTCACCGTCGTCGGCATCGACGACCGGGCCGGCACCGAAAGCGCCGTACGGCATCTGGTCAACCTCGGCCACCGCCGCATCGGCATGATCAGCGGATCCAGCGGGCCGCTGCACTGGACCACCCCGATCGAACGCCGCAACGCCTACCTGGACGTACTGACCGAGGCCGGGATCGAGCACGACCCGGCCCTGGAGGCCGACGGTGACTACACCGTCGAGGGCGGCGAGCGGGCGATGACCGAGCTGCTGGCCGCCTCCCGGCCGCCGACCGCCGTGTTCGCGCAGTCCGACGAGATGGCGATGGGCGCCCTGCGCGCCCTGCGCCGCCACCGCCTCAGGGTCCCTGACGACGTGTCCGTCGTCGGCTTCGACGACCACGAACTCGCCGACGTGGTCGGCCTGACCACCGTCGCCCAGCCGGTCGCCGACCAGGGCGCCCAAGCCGCCCGGCTGCTGCTGCGCCAGCTGGACGAACCCGACACCGAACCGCCCGCCGAGCAGGTGCAGATGCCCATCCGCCTCGTCCTGCGCGAGACCACCGCCCCGCCCCGCCCGCGCGGCCCGCAGTAG
- a CDS encoding carbohydrate ABC transporter permease, whose protein sequence is MTSVEPAHTAPPGPEQTSSVTPVKPARMTRSARPGPKNRDWLHGLLMSAPAVVGLIVFVGVPFGYAVVLSFYNVRLGSPLEPTWFGIEQYRRLFTDPDLSGPFLRALLNNLTFAVIVVPVQTALALALAILLNRKLKAIGLFRSLFFMPVVFPMALVAVIWRLILARSDQGMLNSALDAVSFGNWGAFDWLGDSATAMASIIVLSIWQGVGFQMVILLAGLQQIPGELYEAAELDRASRWQQFRHVTLPGIRGTLVFVATLTSVLSFRVFDQVYVLVRGGGLDEDATRTVMYQAVTTAFDQNNIGQASAITVVFFLIVVVLTLIQRRVVRPGNED, encoded by the coding sequence GTGACATCCGTGGAACCCGCGCACACCGCACCGCCCGGCCCGGAGCAGACCTCATCCGTGACACCCGTGAAGCCCGCGCGGATGACGCGATCGGCGCGGCCGGGCCCCAAGAACCGCGACTGGCTGCACGGACTGCTCATGTCCGCCCCGGCCGTCGTCGGACTCATCGTCTTCGTCGGTGTGCCCTTCGGCTACGCCGTCGTCCTCTCCTTCTACAACGTCCGCCTCGGCTCCCCGCTGGAACCGACCTGGTTCGGGATCGAGCAGTACCGGCGCCTGTTCACCGACCCCGACCTGTCCGGCCCCTTCCTGCGGGCACTGCTGAACAACCTGACCTTCGCCGTCATCGTCGTACCCGTCCAGACCGCCCTCGCCCTCGCCCTCGCGATCCTGCTCAACCGCAAGCTCAAGGCCATCGGACTGTTCCGGTCCCTGTTCTTCATGCCGGTCGTCTTCCCCATGGCCCTGGTCGCCGTGATCTGGCGCCTCATACTCGCCCGCAGCGACCAGGGCATGCTCAACTCCGCACTGGACGCGGTGAGTTTCGGCAACTGGGGCGCCTTCGACTGGCTCGGCGACTCCGCCACCGCGATGGCCTCGATCATCGTGCTGTCCATCTGGCAGGGTGTCGGCTTCCAGATGGTCATCCTCCTGGCCGGCCTCCAGCAGATCCCGGGCGAACTCTACGAGGCCGCCGAACTCGACCGCGCCTCCCGCTGGCAGCAGTTCCGCCACGTCACCCTGCCCGGCATCCGCGGCACCCTCGTCTTCGTCGCCACGCTCACCTCCGTGCTCTCCTTCCGCGTCTTCGACCAGGTCTACGTCCTCGTCCGAGGCGGCGGGCTCGACGAGGACGCCACCCGCACCGTGATGTACCAGGCCGTCACCACCGCCTTCGACCAGAACAACATCGGCCAGGCGTCCGCGATCACCGTCGTCTTCTTCCTGATCGTCGTCGTCCTGACGCTCATCCAGCGCCGCGTCGTCCGGCCCGGAAACGAGGACTGA
- a CDS encoding FG-GAP and VCBS repeat-containing protein, with product MRARTLAATAAVAALTAAGLTLPLAGSAAAATTARFDFNGDGYADIAVGMPNATVDGKAMAGYVSVIYGGAQSPYQSTGVFSQAEAGIPGTPEAGDRFGSSVAPVDVNGDGVFELVVGASGESLTSDQLKDEGTITVLDGSEWNVKGTTVARGVSEYSSIGSTIATGDYDGDGDTDLAYGEKDEEAGALRFRPGPLTAAPVTTTTLRNYGMGGDTRDLVTGDFDGDGRDDLATAWQALDDSGTFITRWDEQAKPARWWADADRGSALAAADFDGDGTDDLVVGLVQANPESETTHCQDRLGGALLLFKGSKTAQFGTESDCITQSNPEVGGTAEAGDDFGAALAAGDLNGDNRPELVVGVPGEDVGTVKDAGGYVVMNGTENGPYGGLARSQSTPNMPGTAEAGDRFGAQVAVGDYNRDGLWDTAVSAPGENAGEPRSGGVWFVPSSMEETYPLAKSLTPFGFALPHGAIKYGEVLGL from the coding sequence GTGCGCGCACGCACCCTGGCCGCTACCGCCGCCGTAGCGGCACTCACCGCAGCCGGCCTGACCCTGCCGCTCGCCGGGAGCGCCGCGGCTGCGACGACTGCGCGGTTCGATTTCAACGGTGACGGATACGCGGACATCGCGGTCGGCATGCCCAACGCCACGGTGGACGGCAAGGCCATGGCGGGCTACGTCAGCGTGATCTATGGCGGCGCGCAGAGCCCGTACCAGTCCACCGGTGTCTTCAGCCAGGCTGAGGCCGGCATACCCGGCACGCCCGAGGCCGGCGACCGCTTCGGCTCCTCCGTGGCACCCGTCGACGTGAACGGCGACGGTGTCTTCGAGCTCGTCGTCGGCGCGAGCGGCGAGTCGCTCACCTCCGATCAGCTCAAGGACGAGGGCACCATCACCGTCCTGGACGGCTCGGAGTGGAACGTCAAGGGCACCACCGTGGCCAGGGGTGTGTCCGAGTACAGCAGCATCGGCAGCACCATCGCCACGGGTGACTACGACGGCGACGGCGACACAGACCTCGCGTACGGCGAGAAGGACGAGGAGGCCGGCGCGCTCCGGTTCCGCCCGGGCCCGCTCACCGCCGCCCCGGTGACCACCACCACCTTGCGCAACTACGGCATGGGCGGCGACACCCGCGACCTGGTCACCGGCGACTTCGACGGCGACGGCCGGGATGACCTCGCCACCGCCTGGCAGGCCCTGGACGACTCCGGCACCTTCATCACGCGCTGGGACGAGCAGGCCAAGCCCGCCCGGTGGTGGGCCGACGCCGACCGCGGCAGCGCGCTCGCCGCCGCCGACTTCGACGGGGACGGCACCGACGACCTCGTGGTCGGCCTCGTACAGGCCAATCCCGAGTCGGAGACGACGCATTGCCAGGACCGGCTCGGCGGTGCGCTGCTCCTGTTCAAGGGCTCGAAGACCGCGCAGTTCGGTACCGAGAGCGACTGCATCACCCAGTCGAATCCGGAGGTCGGCGGTACCGCCGAGGCGGGCGACGACTTCGGCGCGGCGCTGGCCGCCGGTGATCTGAACGGTGACAACCGTCCGGAACTGGTGGTCGGCGTGCCCGGTGAGGACGTGGGCACCGTGAAGGACGCGGGCGGATACGTCGTCATGAACGGTACGGAGAACGGCCCTTACGGGGGTCTGGCCCGCAGCCAGAGCACTCCGAACATGCCCGGCACGGCCGAGGCAGGCGACCGCTTCGGCGCCCAGGTGGCCGTCGGTGACTACAACCGTGACGGCCTGTGGGACACCGCGGTGAGCGCGCCCGGGGAGAACGCCGGTGAGCCCAGGTCGGGTGGCGTCTGGTTCGTGCCGAGCAGCATGGAGGAGACGTACCCGCTGGCCAAGTCGCTGACCCCGTTCGGCTTCGCGCTGCCCCACGGCGCCATCAAGTACGGGGAAGTGCTGGGGCTTTAG